One region of Salvia miltiorrhiza cultivar Shanhuang (shh) chromosome 3, IMPLAD_Smil_shh, whole genome shotgun sequence genomic DNA includes:
- the LOC131015142 gene encoding F-box only protein 13, with product MDVSRKRKISEMCEGDESPRFPLNDLNQDLLERVLSWLPTSSFLRLTSVCKRWKSVANSAAFMLACSQVPARRPWFFMVDSHSSQQPVVFDSADGNWKNLNTPPPCPDSAPVTPVAAAGGLLCFLRPDGGFVVTNPVTGSCRRLAPPSPPSQQPMQAIAMASKREGFKLVLVSGELPTLKFREYCSITRQWGEEISLARSAAAEAAAEECSPYFLSKCGNVVSTHIQRSPSKQYSSILIEGDSSGEMLYFLSSGGTVVACDLSRRSFSEYPRLLPVFSEYSIDLVECGGRMCVVLLSEFLETASLRVWGWDEGRRSWTQTAAMPPWMSHKLYGKKADVNCTGGGGKMLVCVNSGEICRYVMCDLGENEWAELPQCSVDGRRREFVSALSFEPRIEVDSIL from the coding sequence aTGGATGTTTCTAGAAAGAGAAAGATATCCGAAATGTGTGAAGGAGACGAGTCTCCAAGATTTCCACTCAACGACCTCAACCAAGACCTCCTCGAAAGAGTCCTCTCATGGCTGCCCACCTCCTCCTTTCTCCGCCTCACCTCCGTCTGCAAGCGATGGAAGTCCGTCGCCAACTCCGCCGCCTTCATGCTCGCCTGCTCCCAAGTCCCGGCCCGCCGCCCTTGGTTCTTCATGGTCGACTCCCACTCCAGTCAACAACCAGTCGTCTTCGACTCCGCCGACGGAAACTGGAAGAATCTCAACACTCCGCCGCCGTGCCCGGACTCGGCCCCCGTCACCCCCGTCGCCGCCGCAGGCGGCCTCCTCTGCTTCCTCCGCCCCGACGGCGGCTTCGTCGTGACCAACCCCGTCACCGGCTCCTGCCGCCGCCTCGCGCCGCCGTCGCCCCCCTCGCAGCAGCCGATGCAAGCCATCGCGATGGCGTCGAAGAGGGAAGGCTTCAAGCTCGTTTTAGTCTCCGGCGAGCTCCCCACCCTCAAATTCAGGGAATACTGCTCAATCACGCGGCAATGGGGGGAAGAAATCTCACTCGCGAGAAGCGCCGccgcggaggcggcggcggaggaatGCTCGCCGTATTTCCTGAGCAAATGCGGCAACGTGGTGTCGACGCACATTCAGAGGAGCCCGTCGAAGCAGTACTCGTCGATACTCATCGAGGGAGACAGCAGCGGCGAGATGCTGTATTTCCTGAGCTCCGGCGGCACGGTGGTGGCCTGCGATCTGTCGCGGCGGAGCTTCTCGGAGTACCCGCGGCTGCTGCCGGTGTTCTCGGAATACTCGATCGATCTGGTGGAGTGCGGGGGGAGGATGTGCGTGGTTTTGCTGTCGGAATTTCTGGAGACGGCCAGCCTGCGGGTGTGGGGATGGGATGAAGGGCGGCGGAGCTGGACGCAGacggcggcgatgccgccgtGGATGTCGCACAAGCTGTACGGGAAGAAGGCGGACGTGAACTGCACGGGGGGAGGCGGGAAGATGTTGGTGTGTGTGAATTCTGGGGAGATTTGTAGGTATGTGATGTGTGATTTGGGGGAGAATGAGTGGGCGGAGCTGCCGCAATGCTCCGTCGACGGCCGCCGGAGAGAGTTTGTTTCGGCTCTCTCTTTTGAGCCCAGGATTGAAGTCGATTCCATTTTGTAG
- the LOC131015145 gene encoding ethylene-responsive transcription factor ERF017-like, translating into MQHHQQNTNKKSNNKMYKATSSSAANSAAADAAAAEQKYKGVRKRKWGKYVSEIRLPNSRERIWLGSYDTAEKAARAFDAALFCLRGPSAKLNFPGDPPNISGWQALTPAEIQAVAQHYGNTYSPPTPPPPPRAPELDDGASPSSNSEGAEPADSIDWSFLDVLDSDAAANAGRVSDFGLFHEPVDMYMPPHLPERGGHDEDDDDDGNGGNVASSFLWNF; encoded by the coding sequence ATGCAACATCACCAACAAAATACGAATAAAAAATCGAACAACAAAATGTACAAGGccacctcctcctccgccgccaaCTCCGCCGCGGCCGATGCGGCCGCGGCGGAGCAGAAGTACAAGGGCGTGCGGAAGCGGAAGTGGGGGAAGTACGTGTCCGAGATACGCCTCCCCAACAGCCGGGAGCGCATCTGGCTCGGCTCCTACGACACGGCGGAGAAGGCGGCGCGGGCCTTCGACGCCGCCCTCTTCTGCCTCCGCGGCCCGAGCGCGAAGCTCAACTTCCCCGGCGACCCCCCCAACATCTCCGGCTGGCAGGCCCTCACCCCCGCCGAGATACAGGCCGTGGCGCAGCACTACGGCAACACCTACTCCCCGccgacgccgccgccgccgccgcgggcCCCGGAGTTGGACGACGGCGCGTCGCCGTCGTCCAACTCCGAGGGGGCCGAGCCCGCGGACTCGATCGACTGGTCGTTCCTGGACGTGCTGGACTCGGACGCCGCCGCGAATGCGGGCCGTGTTTCCGACTTCGGGCTCTTTCACGAGCCCGTCGACATGTACATGCCGCCGCATCTCCCGGAGAGAGGCGGCCacgacgaagacgacgacgacgatGGAAATGGTGGCAATGTGGCATCATCTTTTCTCTGGAATTTCTGA
- the LOC131015144 gene encoding uncharacterized protein LOC131015144 isoform X1 → MRGKSSSSKSKNGGVGTEKLDKLNEPHLSGAYIRSLVKQLSSSRTKDSSNPSLEGDGNSSSESLFGSSCDGFSDQKQEKFPPPPQPHKKQVRRRLHTSRPYQERLLNMAEARREIVTALKFHRAAMKQASERQQQMEISSETQLFESPSHQFSLEQEDKLKLRRNPRVHASNSLLPDKFPSGYLDNFSHSPYSWSVSPIASPPPPVHENFNFTLPSQTLGLNLNLQDFNNLDSTFHCSTNPSSIYSSSSPSTSSSPLSATTQEILCMGAPASVAEFGDSGLHPVMDDKEIAEIRSIGDQYQMEWDDTLNLVNSAWWFKFLKAMEITPENQSGEDFTNYPFDEVTEFPAWLNANDGCLQHVNDPCSDNYFEDPALPCMDIEEMEVMDGDWLA, encoded by the exons ATGAGGGGTAAATCTTCTTCATCAAAGTCTAAAAATGGTGGAGTAGGAACCGAGAAGCTTGATAAACTGAATGAGCCTCATTTGTCAGGTGCTTACATTCGCAGCCTTGTCAAACAGTTATCCTCTTCAAGAACCAAAGATTCATCCAATCCCAGCTTAGAGGGAGACGGGAATTCGAGCAGCGAAAGCTTGTTTGGAAGTAGTTGTGATGGATTTTCTGATCAGAAACAAGAAAAATTCCCTCCGCCACCTCAACCACACAAGAAGCAAGTGCGGAGGCGGCTGCATACCAGCAGACCTTACCAAGAAAGGCTGCTAAATATGGCTGAAGCGCGGCGAGAAATCGTCACTGCCCTTAAGTTTCATAGAGCAGCTATGAAACAAGCCAGTGAAAGACAGCAGCAAATGGAGATAAGTTCTGAAACTCAGCTGTTTGAGTCTCCATCTCATCAATTTTCTTTAGAACAAGAAGACAAATTGAAGTTGAGGAGGAATCCAAGAGTTCATGCTTCGAATTCCTTACTTCCTGATAAATTTCCAAGTGGTTACCTTGATAATTTCTCCCACTCCCCTTATTCTTGGTCCGTTTCTCCGATtgcatcaccaccaccacctgtCCATGAAAATTTCAACTTTACACTTCCTAGCCAGACACTTGGCCTCAATCTAAATCTTCAAGATTTTAACAACTTGGACTCCACTTTCCACTGCAGTACAAATCCTTCATCAATTTACTCATCCTCATCCCCATCAACCTCTTCCTCTCCTCTTTCAGCCACCACTCAGGAAATTCTGTGCATGGGAGCGCCAGCCTCGGTGGCGGAGTTTGGAGATTCCGGGTTGCATCCTGTGATGGATGATAAGGAGATTGCCGAGATCAGGTCAATTGGGGACCAATACCAGATGGAGTGGGATGATACTCTGAATCTGGTGAATTCGGCATGGTGGTTCAAATTCTTGAAGGCAATGGAAATCACACCTGAGAATCAGAGTGGTGAGGATTTCACGAACTACCCATTTGACGAAGTCACGGAGTTCCCAGCCTGGCTCAACGCAAACGACGGCTGTTTGCAGCATGTGAACGATCCTTGCTCGGATAATTACTTTGAAGATCCTGCTTTGCCGTG CATGGATATTGAGGAAATGGAAGTAATGGATGGTGACTGGTTAGCCTGA
- the LOC131019095 gene encoding 24-methylenesterol C-methyltransferase 2-like, whose translation MDSLTLFSTTAIVLAGGLYWFVCVLKRAVHLTDGSIVAKKIQDTYKQYWSFFRRPKKIKTAEKVPAFVDTSYNLITDIYEWGWGQSFHFSPAVPGKSHHDATRLHKEMAVDLLNVGPGKRVLDTR comes from the coding sequence atgGATTCCCTCACTCTCTTCTCCACCACCGCCATCGTCCTCGCTGGTGGCCTTTACTGGTTCGTTTGCGTGCTGAAGCGCGCTGTCCACCTCACCGACGGCTCAATCGTGGCGAAGAAAATCCAGGACACTTACAAGCAATACTGGTCCTTCTTCCGCCGCCCCAAGAAGATCAAGACGGCGGAGAAGGTCCCCGCCTTTGTCGACACCTCCTACAACCTCATCACTGACATCTATGAGTGGGGGTGGGGCCAGTCCTTCCACTTTTCCCCCGCCGTGCCCGGGAAATCCCACCATGACGCCACACGCCTCCACAAGGAGATGGCAGTGGATCTCCTCAACGTCGGCCCGGGAAAACGTGTCCTCGATACCAGGTGA
- the LOC131015143 gene encoding 3-ketoacyl-CoA synthase 10 has protein sequence MAREQELLSTEIVNRGIESSGPDAGSMTFSVRVRRRLPEFVNSVNLKYVRLGYHYLINHGIYLATVPLLLLVFGAEVGSLSREELWRRIWDTTAGYDLATLVAFFALFVFTLSLYFLSRPRNIYLLDFACYKPSDDYKVTKEQFIELARKSGKFDEASLEFQRRILESSGLGDETYVPKSIGSSENTATMKEGRAEAATVIFGALDELFERTRLRPKDVGVLVLNCSLFNPTPSLSAMIINHYKMRGNILSFNLGGMGCSAGVIALDLARDMLQANPNNYAVVVSTEMVGFNWYPGKDRSMLIPNCYFRMGCSAVLLSNRRRDYRRAKYTLEHIVRTHKGADDRSFRSVYQEEDSEKHKGLKMSKDLVEVGGDAIKTNITTLGPLVLPFSEQLLFLSTLVWKTVAGKGPHPARPYIPDYKLAFEHFCVHAASKTVLDELQRNLKLSDDNLEASRATLHRFGNTSSSSIWYELAYLEAKDRVRRGDRVWQLSFGSGFKCNSVVWKSLRRSRTPQTGPWLDCIARYPQGIHGNGNAHF, from the exons ATGGCGAGAGAGCAGGAGCTGCTGTCGACGGAAATCGTGAACCGCGGCATCGAGTCGTCGGGGCCGGACGCGGGGTCGATGACGTTCTCGGTGAGGGTGCGGCGGCGGCTGCCGGAGTTCGTGAACTCGGTGAATCTCAAGTACGTGAGGCTGGGCTACCACTACCTGATCAACCACGGGATATACCTGGCGacggtgccgctgctgctgctggtgtTCGGGGCGGAGGTCGGCAGCCTCAGCAGGGAGGAGCTGTGGCGGAGGATCTGGGACACCACCGCCGGCTACGACCTCGCCACCCTCGTCGCCTTCTTCGCTCTCTTTGTCTTCACCCTCTCGCTTTACTTCCTCTCGCGCCCAAGGAATATTTATCTCCTTGATTTTGCTTGCTACAAACCCTCAGATGATTACAAG GTAACGAAGGAGCAGTTCATCGAGCTAGCCCGAAAATCGGGCAAGTTCGACGAGGCGAGCCTGGAGTTTCAGAGGCGGATCCTGGAGTCCTCCGGGCTGGGCGACGAGACGTACGTCCCGAAATCGATCGGGTCGTCGGAGAACACGGCGACGATGAAGGAGGGGCGGGCGGAGGCGGCGACGGTGATCTTCGGGGCCCTGGACGAGCTGTTCGAGCGGACGCGGCTGCGGCCCAAGGACGTCGGGGTGCTGGTGCTCAACTGCAGCCTCTTCAACCCGACGCCGTCGCTGTCGGCGATGATCATCAACCACTACAAGATGCGCGGCAACATCCTGAGCTTCAACCTCGGCGGCATGGGGTGCAGCGCCGGCGTGATCGCGCTCGACCTCGCGCGCGACATGCTGCAGGCCAACCCCAACAACTACGCCGTCGTGGTCAGCACCGAGATGGTGGGATTCAACTGGTACCCGGGGAAGGACCGCTCCATGCTCATCCCCAACTGCTACTTCCGCATGGGCTGCTCCGCCGTGCTCCTCTCCAACCGCCGCCGCGACTACCGCCGCGCCAAGTACACCCTCGAGCACATCGTCCGCACCCACAAGGGCGCCGACGACCGCAGCTTCAG GAGCGTGTACCAAGAGGAAGACAGCGAGAAGCACAAGGGGCTGAAGATGAGCAAAGATCTGGTGGAGGTGGGCGGCGACGCCATCAAGACCAACATCACCACGCTGGGCCCACTGGTCCTCCCCTTCTCCGAGCAGCTCCTCTTCCTCTCCACGCTCGTGTGGAAGACGGTGGCGGGCAAGGGCCCGCACCCGGCCAGGCCCTACATCCCGGACTACAAGCTCGCCTTCGAGCACTTCTGCGTGCACGCCGCCAGCAAGACCGTGCTCGACGAGCTGCAGCGCAACCTCAAGCTCAGCGACGACAACCTCGAGGCCTCCCGAGCCACCCTGCACCGGTTCGGCAACACCTCCAGCAGCAGCATCTGGTACGAGCTCGCCTACCTCGAGGCCAAGGACCGGGTCCGGAGGGGGGATCGGGTCTGGCAGCTCTCCTTCGGCTCCGGTTTCAAGTGCAACAGCGTCGTCTGGAAGTCGCTCCGGAGGAGCCGGACCCCCCAGACCGGCCCCTGGCTCGACTGCATCGCCAGGTATCCGCAGGGGATTCATGGGAATGGGAATGCCCATTTTTAG
- the LOC131015144 gene encoding uncharacterized protein LOC131015144 isoform X2, with amino-acid sequence MKTETMRGGSLVKQLSSSRTKDSSNPSLEGDGNSSSESLFGSSCDGFSDQKQEKFPPPPQPHKKQVRRRLHTSRPYQERLLNMAEARREIVTALKFHRAAMKQASERQQQMEISSETQLFESPSHQFSLEQEDKLKLRRNPRVHASNSLLPDKFPSGYLDNFSHSPYSWSVSPIASPPPPVHENFNFTLPSQTLGLNLNLQDFNNLDSTFHCSTNPSSIYSSSSPSTSSSPLSATTQEILCMGAPASVAEFGDSGLHPVMDDKEIAEIRSIGDQYQMEWDDTLNLVNSAWWFKFLKAMEITPENQSGEDFTNYPFDEVTEFPAWLNANDGCLQHVNDPCSDNYFEDPALPCMDIEEMEVMDGDWLA; translated from the exons ATGAAAACTGAAACAATGAGGGGGGGAAG CCTTGTCAAACAGTTATCCTCTTCAAGAACCAAAGATTCATCCAATCCCAGCTTAGAGGGAGACGGGAATTCGAGCAGCGAAAGCTTGTTTGGAAGTAGTTGTGATGGATTTTCTGATCAGAAACAAGAAAAATTCCCTCCGCCACCTCAACCACACAAGAAGCAAGTGCGGAGGCGGCTGCATACCAGCAGACCTTACCAAGAAAGGCTGCTAAATATGGCTGAAGCGCGGCGAGAAATCGTCACTGCCCTTAAGTTTCATAGAGCAGCTATGAAACAAGCCAGTGAAAGACAGCAGCAAATGGAGATAAGTTCTGAAACTCAGCTGTTTGAGTCTCCATCTCATCAATTTTCTTTAGAACAAGAAGACAAATTGAAGTTGAGGAGGAATCCAAGAGTTCATGCTTCGAATTCCTTACTTCCTGATAAATTTCCAAGTGGTTACCTTGATAATTTCTCCCACTCCCCTTATTCTTGGTCCGTTTCTCCGATtgcatcaccaccaccacctgtCCATGAAAATTTCAACTTTACACTTCCTAGCCAGACACTTGGCCTCAATCTAAATCTTCAAGATTTTAACAACTTGGACTCCACTTTCCACTGCAGTACAAATCCTTCATCAATTTACTCATCCTCATCCCCATCAACCTCTTCCTCTCCTCTTTCAGCCACCACTCAGGAAATTCTGTGCATGGGAGCGCCAGCCTCGGTGGCGGAGTTTGGAGATTCCGGGTTGCATCCTGTGATGGATGATAAGGAGATTGCCGAGATCAGGTCAATTGGGGACCAATACCAGATGGAGTGGGATGATACTCTGAATCTGGTGAATTCGGCATGGTGGTTCAAATTCTTGAAGGCAATGGAAATCACACCTGAGAATCAGAGTGGTGAGGATTTCACGAACTACCCATTTGACGAAGTCACGGAGTTCCCAGCCTGGCTCAACGCAAACGACGGCTGTTTGCAGCATGTGAACGATCCTTGCTCGGATAATTACTTTGAAGATCCTGCTTTGCCGTG CATGGATATTGAGGAAATGGAAGTAATGGATGGTGACTGGTTAGCCTGA